One genomic segment of Nocardioides cavernaquae includes these proteins:
- a CDS encoding DUF1989 domain-containing protein has protein sequence MTAVHTSPAVAAGPAGNPANGPVHDATIGSGDGALVRVPAGGRLRIVDLFGNQAADTLLYDADDIDNRYSAFDTIREQGAVFLTTGSRLLSTRLDELAVITDDTVGRHDTIGGACAQESNVIRYGEHVRHQHACRQTFLAYGAAAGIGQRELGHNINFFMNVPVTSAGGLQFDDGLSAPGKYVELTASRDIWVLLSNCPQLNNPCNGWDPTPLQLLGWWS, from the coding sequence ATGACCGCGGTGCACACGAGCCCGGCCGTCGCGGCCGGGCCGGCCGGCAACCCCGCGAACGGCCCCGTCCACGACGCCACCATCGGGTCCGGGGACGGTGCCCTGGTGCGCGTCCCCGCGGGCGGGCGCCTCCGGATCGTCGACCTCTTCGGCAACCAGGCAGCCGACACGCTGCTCTACGACGCGGACGACATCGACAACCGCTACTCGGCGTTCGACACCATCAGGGAACAGGGCGCGGTCTTCCTGACCACCGGCTCCCGCTTGCTCTCGACCCGCCTCGACGAGCTCGCCGTGATCACCGATGACACCGTCGGGCGCCACGACACGATCGGTGGCGCCTGCGCGCAGGAGAGCAACGTGATCCGCTACGGCGAGCACGTGCGCCACCAGCACGCGTGCCGGCAGACGTTCCTGGCCTACGGCGCCGCCGCGGGCATCGGGCAGCGCGAGCTGGGCCACAACATCAACTTCTTCATGAACGTGCCGGTCACCTCTGCGGGTGGGCTGCAGTTCGACGACGGTCTCTCCGCACCGGGGAAGTACGTCGAGCTGACCGCCAGCCGCGACATCTGGGTGCTGCTCTCCAACTGCCCGCAGCTCAACAATCCCTGCAACGGCTGGGACCCGACGCCGCTGCAGCTGCTGGGGTGGTGGTCGTGA
- a CDS encoding YajQ family cyclic di-GMP-binding protein — MADASFDIVSKIDRQEVDNALGQTAKEIATRYDFKGTGATIAWQGEQAIEIVASAADRATAVLDVFQGKLIKRGQSLKILDAEEPRQSGQQSKIAIALKEGITTEDAKKVAKLIRDEGPKGVKAQIQGDELRVTSKSRDDLQAVQALVKGEDLDFAVQFTNYR; from the coding sequence ATGGCCGACGCGTCGTTCGACATCGTGAGCAAGATCGACCGCCAGGAGGTCGACAACGCCCTGGGCCAGACGGCCAAGGAGATTGCCACCCGCTACGACTTCAAGGGCACGGGCGCGACCATCGCCTGGCAGGGCGAGCAGGCCATCGAGATCGTGGCGTCCGCGGCCGACCGCGCGACCGCTGTGCTCGACGTCTTCCAGGGCAAGCTGATCAAGCGCGGGCAGTCGCTGAAGATCCTCGACGCCGAGGAGCCGCGGCAGTCCGGGCAGCAGAGCAAGATCGCGATCGCGCTCAAGGAGGGGATCACCACCGAGGACGCCAAGAAGGTCGCGAAGCTGATCCGCGACGAGGGGCCCAAGGGCGTCAAGGCGCAGATCCAGGGCGACGAGCTCCGGGTCACCTCGAAGAGCCGTGACGACCTGCAGGCCGTGCAGGCGCTCGTGAAGGGCGAGGACCTCGACTTCGCGGTGCAGTTCACCAACTACCGCTGA
- a CDS encoding DEAD/DEAH box helicase family protein → MAKSRRSSSSRRSSGSRGPKAERPLPFVGPGERLWVLDIPYGTQVDAASWHPAVKTHLYVGRRLPAELEPYRPGPYTLGRFVENTLNPDSPVKNPEATDELEPRQIQFEGADVIAARAEAGGRQFLLADEPGVGKTITAVLGATAVGSLRGAQRVLVVADRPAAITIGHWCRTITALGDGGMDWVVITWDRLEKVAAYDWDVIIADEAHALRRTTTKRWKLWAKISGHSKPHDKAPFVIATTATPGHTPLELPYLAPAYAQVLNEPMSAWYAARQPAVVFGEALERHGIGIEEGRYGGTWSADPARRAADLKLVRGWLADERPPAMLHRAAPWGPVPISGMPVTLDPAERAAYEAEWGEFCREMDIARRGRNTAKGRAALLRFRQKAGLIRVDSTVAWIAQQVAAERQVACSVEFVATAADPIADRLRDAGLEVATIYGQDRFDPEAERLRFQTGKAKVCVFTTVASISLHAGETLADGRQASTEPRVGVFHQARFSGIAGRQVTGRTHRDHQVSPWHIAYAEGTVEEQVGKVMVERIAAASDTVGGDTSGLVDLAGLLGADWLPSAALVEHQA, encoded by the coding sequence GTGGCCAAGTCTCGTCGATCCAGCTCCAGTCGACGCAGTTCGGGCAGCCGGGGACCGAAGGCTGAGCGGCCGCTGCCGTTCGTCGGCCCGGGCGAGCGGCTGTGGGTGCTGGACATCCCCTATGGCACGCAGGTCGACGCCGCGAGCTGGCACCCGGCCGTCAAGACCCACCTGTACGTCGGTCGGCGGCTGCCCGCTGAGCTCGAGCCCTATCGGCCCGGTCCGTACACGCTTGGCAGGTTCGTCGAGAACACCCTGAACCCCGACTCCCCGGTCAAGAACCCCGAAGCAACCGACGAGCTCGAGCCGCGGCAGATCCAGTTCGAGGGAGCGGATGTGATCGCGGCAAGGGCCGAGGCTGGCGGACGTCAGTTCCTGCTCGCCGACGAGCCGGGGGTCGGCAAGACGATCACCGCTGTGCTCGGGGCAACCGCGGTCGGCAGTCTGCGGGGTGCGCAGCGGGTCCTGGTCGTCGCGGATCGACCGGCCGCAATCACCATCGGTCACTGGTGCCGGACGATCACCGCGCTCGGCGACGGTGGCATGGACTGGGTGGTCATCACCTGGGACCGGCTGGAGAAGGTCGCGGCGTACGACTGGGACGTGATCATCGCGGACGAGGCGCACGCGCTGCGGCGTACGACGACGAAGCGCTGGAAGCTCTGGGCGAAGATCTCCGGGCACTCGAAACCGCACGACAAGGCGCCGTTCGTCATCGCCACCACCGCGACGCCGGGCCACACCCCGCTCGAGCTGCCCTACCTCGCCCCTGCCTATGCCCAGGTCCTCAACGAGCCGATGAGCGCCTGGTACGCCGCGCGGCAGCCCGCCGTCGTCTTCGGCGAGGCGCTCGAGCGGCACGGAATCGGGATCGAGGAGGGACGCTACGGCGGCACCTGGTCCGCCGATCCCGCCCGCCGCGCGGCCGACCTGAAGCTGGTCCGCGGATGGCTCGCCGACGAGCGGCCGCCGGCGATGCTGCACCGCGCGGCACCGTGGGGCCCGGTGCCGATCTCGGGCATGCCGGTCACGCTCGACCCGGCCGAGCGGGCGGCGTACGAGGCCGAGTGGGGCGAGTTCTGCCGGGAGATGGACATCGCCCGGCGTGGCCGCAACACCGCCAAGGGTCGGGCCGCACTGCTGCGGTTCCGGCAGAAGGCCGGCCTGATCCGGGTCGACTCGACAGTCGCGTGGATCGCCCAGCAGGTCGCCGCCGAGCGGCAGGTCGCGTGCTCGGTGGAGTTCGTCGCGACCGCTGCCGACCCGATCGCGGACCGACTCCGCGACGCAGGGCTCGAGGTCGCCACCATCTACGGCCAGGACCGTTTCGACCCCGAGGCCGAGAGGCTCAGGTTCCAGACAGGCAAGGCGAAGGTCTGCGTCTTCACGACCGTTGCCTCCATCAGCCTGCACGCGGGGGAGACGCTCGCCGACGGTCGGCAGGCGAGCACCGAGCCGCGGGTCGGCGTGTTCCACCAGGCCCGGTTCTCCGGCATCGCCGGACGCCAGGTCACCGGCCGGACCCACCGCGACCACCAGGTCTCGCCGTGGCACATCGCCTACGCCGAGGGCACCGTCGAGGAGCAGGTGGGCAAGGTGATGGTCGAGCGCATCGCTGCGGCCTCAGACACGGTCGGCGGCGACACGAGCGGCCTGGTCGACCTCGCCGGCCTGCTCGGTGCCGACTGGCTCCCGTCAGCAGCACTCGTCGAGCATCAGGCCTGA
- a CDS encoding DUF1989 domain-containing protein produces MSLYAHEIPGGAAWSTPVRAGRLVTLTALGDDANCSTLIVGADRVDRMNIPDTLKAQMSARILPPMVLMSDRGLALASVVASSLDWHDCLGGFGHDAHLARFGPSSYQADRNEWRRSAHTGLVTELTKHGLGERDLHAPVNFFSRVSIGEDGSSLSFAPGHSVAGDTVTLRTEQDVLIVVSTAPHPMSVAAYAPAGVRVTVDTAPVVGPDDASYVFRAESARALEMTRRAVA; encoded by the coding sequence ATGAGCCTCTACGCCCACGAGATCCCGGGCGGAGCGGCCTGGTCGACCCCGGTGCGTGCCGGCCGGCTGGTCACGCTGACCGCGCTCGGCGACGACGCCAACTGCAGCACCCTGATCGTCGGTGCCGACCGGGTCGACCGGATGAACATCCCCGACACCCTGAAGGCGCAGATGTCGGCGCGGATCCTCCCGCCGATGGTGCTCATGTCCGACCGGGGCCTGGCGCTCGCCTCCGTCGTGGCATCCAGCCTGGACTGGCACGACTGTCTGGGCGGCTTCGGCCACGACGCCCACCTGGCCAGGTTCGGCCCGAGCAGCTACCAGGCCGACCGCAACGAGTGGCGGCGCTCGGCCCACACCGGCCTCGTCACCGAGCTCACCAAGCACGGCCTCGGCGAGCGCGACCTGCATGCCCCGGTCAACTTCTTCAGTCGGGTCTCGATCGGGGAGGACGGCTCGTCGCTCTCCTTCGCGCCCGGTCACTCCGTCGCAGGTGACACCGTCACGCTGCGCACGGAGCAGGACGTCCTGATCGTGGTGAGCACGGCTCCGCATCCGATGTCGGTTGCCGCCTACGCCCCGGCCGGGGTACGGGTCACGGTCGACACCGCACCGGTGGTGGGTCCCGACGACGCGTCGTACGTGTTCCGGGCGGAGTCCGCGCGGGCGCTGGAGATGACGCGGAGGGCCGTGGCATGA
- the atzF gene encoding allophanate hydrolase, which translates to MSDQPTFIHRLSDAEVAAFEAAAPDGPLSGVTFAIKDNIDLVGVPTTAADPRRTTPAAASATAVQRLLDAGAVPVGKTNMDQYATGLVGTRSPYGACHSVFSPEHVSGGSSSGSAVAVASGDAEVALATDTAGSGRVPAAFNGLVGLKPSKGLVPTTGTVPACASLDCVTVMTRTVARAREVFTVIAGPDAADPWSRAVPQRPTPARPVIAVPVGDLDLDPPHQVAWEASVARARSQWDVVELDIAAFLDAATLLYSGPWVAERRLAFGEALTDDPEVDPAVREIVAGAPDLSATDVFAAFHRLAALDASSRQAWQVADALLLPVTPTHPTLADVVADPIGVNTRLGRFTNMTNLLDLCAVAFPGPVRGDGLPFGAQLLAPAGGDLALLDLAAAWGGEQVDEAAAEDRVELVVAGAHLAGEPLNADLVARGGVFVRAARMAPDYRMYVVDGPLPRPGVTRLPAAQAGAPSALEVEVWSLPAAALSGFQATIAPPLGLGQVDLDDGTRLLGFLCSADGVDAVRDITTYGGWRAWRASVR; encoded by the coding sequence ATGAGTGACCAGCCGACGTTCATCCACCGGCTCTCGGATGCCGAGGTGGCCGCCTTCGAAGCCGCCGCCCCGGATGGTCCCCTGTCCGGAGTCACCTTCGCGATCAAGGACAACATCGACCTGGTCGGGGTGCCGACCACAGCGGCCGACCCGCGGCGTACGACGCCGGCGGCCGCGTCCGCGACCGCCGTCCAGCGGCTGCTCGACGCCGGCGCTGTGCCCGTGGGCAAGACCAACATGGACCAGTACGCCACCGGCCTGGTCGGCACGCGCTCGCCGTACGGCGCCTGCCACTCGGTCTTCTCCCCGGAACACGTCAGTGGCGGATCGAGCTCCGGGAGCGCAGTGGCAGTGGCCTCCGGCGATGCCGAGGTGGCGCTGGCCACCGACACCGCAGGGAGTGGTCGGGTGCCCGCTGCATTCAACGGGCTCGTCGGGCTCAAGCCGAGCAAGGGGCTGGTCCCGACGACCGGCACCGTCCCGGCGTGCGCATCGCTGGACTGCGTCACCGTCATGACGCGCACCGTGGCCCGGGCCCGGGAGGTGTTCACCGTGATCGCGGGACCCGACGCGGCGGATCCCTGGTCGCGCGCCGTGCCGCAGCGCCCGACCCCGGCGCGACCGGTGATCGCGGTGCCCGTGGGGGACCTCGATCTCGACCCGCCGCACCAGGTGGCCTGGGAGGCCTCGGTCGCCCGCGCCCGGTCGCAGTGGGACGTGGTCGAGCTGGACATCGCGGCGTTCCTCGACGCGGCCACGCTGCTCTACAGCGGCCCCTGGGTCGCCGAGCGGCGGCTCGCGTTCGGGGAGGCGCTCACCGATGATCCGGAAGTTGACCCCGCCGTGCGCGAGATCGTGGCGGGTGCTCCGGACCTGTCGGCAACGGACGTCTTCGCGGCCTTCCACCGGCTCGCGGCGCTCGATGCCTCATCACGCCAGGCCTGGCAGGTGGCCGATGCCCTGCTGCTGCCCGTCACGCCGACCCACCCCACGTTGGCCGACGTCGTTGCGGATCCGATCGGGGTCAACACCCGGCTCGGACGCTTCACCAACATGACGAACCTGCTCGACCTGTGCGCAGTCGCCTTCCCCGGCCCTGTGCGCGGCGACGGGCTGCCGTTCGGGGCCCAGCTGCTGGCTCCCGCGGGAGGGGACCTTGCGCTGCTGGACCTCGCCGCGGCGTGGGGTGGGGAGCAGGTCGACGAAGCCGCGGCCGAGGATCGCGTGGAGCTGGTCGTCGCTGGTGCGCACCTGGCCGGCGAACCACTCAACGCGGACCTCGTCGCGCGTGGTGGGGTCTTCGTCCGGGCCGCGCGGATGGCCCCCGACTACCGCATGTACGTCGTCGACGGCCCACTCCCGCGGCCCGGGGTGACCCGGCTCCCCGCCGCTCAGGCGGGAGCCCCGAGTGCGCTGGAGGTCGAGGTCTGGTCGCTGCCGGCGGCAGCGCTGTCCGGGTTCCAGGCGACGATCGCGCCGCCGCTCGGCCTGGGGCAGGTGGACCTGGATGACGGCACACGCCTGCTCGGCTTCCTCTGCAGTGCCGACGGGGTCGACGCCGTCCGCGACATCACGACGTACGGCGGGTGGAGGGCGTGGCGCGCTTCCGTCCGGTGA
- a CDS encoding APC family permease: MSTHLASSSGEALSATDLHTFGYTQQLARRVGTYASFAAGFSFVSILTTVFQLFGLGYSFGGTAFFWTWPAVFAGQILVALCFAELAARYPLSGAIFQWSRRLGGSVVGWFAGWTMIVAQIITVAAAAIALQVVLPAVWSGFQVIGTDPSVFSPDGATNAVFLGCLLLIATTTLNAVSVHITAVVNSVGVTCELIGIALLVVLLFGNAERGPSVVLHHTNLDASTGYVVPLLISSLMAAYVLVGFDSAGELAEETHKPRATTPRTILRAVVASGIGGAFLLLAALMAAPSLAPDDLGLGGLPYVLTSQLGTFWGKVLLVDVALAVCVCTLAIQTAAARMIFSMSRDDVLPFSSALRKVSPRTGTPVLATVVPGVGAAICLLVNVKNAGLFLGLCSVCIMLMYIAYLAVTGSMLVSRLRGTLETGGVDENGKPLFSMGPKLGLVVNVLAVAYGVFMAINLGLPRADVYDPAGEGWYLHYLPLVTLAVTFGAGAIAYAVKRESYHASVLPVIAAEPVRAYAEES; encoded by the coding sequence TTGTCCACCCACCTCGCATCCAGCAGCGGAGAGGCGCTCAGCGCGACCGATCTCCACACCTTTGGCTACACCCAGCAGCTGGCCCGGCGTGTCGGCACCTACGCGTCGTTCGCGGCCGGCTTCTCGTTCGTCTCGATCCTGACCACCGTCTTCCAGCTCTTCGGCCTCGGCTACAGCTTCGGTGGCACCGCGTTCTTCTGGACCTGGCCCGCCGTCTTCGCCGGACAGATCCTGGTCGCCCTCTGCTTCGCAGAGCTGGCGGCGCGCTATCCGCTCTCGGGCGCGATCTTCCAGTGGTCGCGCCGCCTCGGCGGATCCGTGGTCGGCTGGTTCGCCGGCTGGACCATGATCGTCGCCCAGATCATCACCGTCGCGGCGGCCGCGATCGCTCTCCAGGTCGTGCTCCCCGCGGTCTGGTCCGGCTTCCAGGTCATCGGCACGGACCCCTCGGTCTTCTCCCCGGACGGCGCGACCAACGCGGTCTTCCTCGGCTGCCTGTTGCTGATCGCCACGACGACGCTCAACGCCGTCTCGGTCCACATCACCGCGGTCGTGAACTCCGTCGGGGTCACCTGTGAGCTGATCGGCATCGCGCTGCTCGTCGTACTCCTGTTCGGCAACGCCGAGCGCGGCCCGTCCGTGGTCCTCCACCACACCAACCTCGACGCCTCCACCGGCTACGTTGTCCCGCTGCTGATCTCGTCGCTCATGGCGGCCTACGTGCTGGTCGGCTTCGACTCCGCGGGCGAGCTCGCCGAGGAGACCCACAAGCCGCGCGCGACCACGCCTCGCACCATCCTGCGCGCCGTGGTTGCCTCCGGCATCGGTGGCGCGTTCCTGCTGCTCGCCGCGCTCATGGCGGCCCCCAGCCTGGCGCCTGACGACCTGGGCCTGGGCGGCCTGCCCTACGTCCTGACCAGCCAGCTCGGCACCTTCTGGGGCAAGGTCCTGCTCGTCGACGTCGCCCTGGCCGTGTGCGTCTGCACCCTCGCCATCCAGACCGCCGCCGCGCGGATGATCTTCTCGATGTCGCGCGACGACGTGCTGCCGTTCTCCTCGGCGCTGCGCAAGGTCTCACCCCGCACCGGCACCCCGGTGCTCGCCACGGTCGTGCCCGGCGTCGGCGCCGCGATCTGCCTGCTGGTCAACGTCAAGAACGCTGGTCTGTTCCTCGGCCTGTGCAGCGTCTGCATCATGCTCATGTACATCGCCTACCTCGCGGTCACCGGCTCCATGCTGGTGAGCCGCCTGCGCGGGACGCTGGAGACCGGCGGCGTCGACGAGAACGGCAAGCCGCTCTTCTCGATGGGCCCGAAGCTGGGCCTCGTCGTCAACGTGCTGGCCGTCGCCTACGGCGTCTTCATGGCGATCAACCTGGGCCTGCCGCGCGCTGACGTCTACGACCCGGCCGGCGAGGGCTGGTACCTCCACTACCTCCCGCTGGTCACCCTCGCCGTCACCTTCGGCGCGGGCGCCATCGCGTACGCCGTGAAGCGCGAGAGCTATCACGCATCGGTCCTGCCGGTGATCGCTGCCGAGCCCGTCCGGGCGTACGCCGAGGAGTCCTGA
- a CDS encoding sulfate/molybdate ABC transporter ATP-binding protein codes for MSIEIKNINKTFGDFVALEDVNLTIPTGQLTALLGPSGGGKSTLLRIIAGLDNADSGTVEIEGVNATSLPPQKRNVGFVFQHYAVFKHMTVAKNVAFGLEIRKRPKAEVKARVAELLELVHLAQFANRLPSQLSGGQRQRLALARALAVEPTVLLLDEPFGALDAKVRKELRDWLRRLHDEVHVTTVFVTHDQEEALEVADEIVVINQGRIEQVGSPDQLYDEPATDFVMSFLGEVTVLDGQLIRPHDIELSVSPVHSAGVEGTVARVLRVGFEVRVTVLTDSGEEVVVVLTRTHARNLGVDVGKHVWLNAAAGAISVSAMRTVSA; via the coding sequence CGGCGACTTCGTGGCGCTGGAGGACGTGAACCTGACCATCCCGACCGGTCAGCTGACCGCACTGCTCGGCCCGTCGGGCGGCGGCAAGTCGACGCTCCTGCGGATCATTGCGGGCCTCGACAACGCCGACAGCGGGACCGTCGAGATCGAGGGCGTCAACGCCACCTCGCTACCGCCGCAGAAGCGCAACGTCGGCTTCGTGTTCCAGCACTACGCGGTCTTCAAGCACATGACCGTGGCCAAGAACGTCGCGTTCGGGCTCGAGATCCGCAAGCGGCCCAAGGCCGAGGTGAAGGCGCGAGTGGCCGAGCTGCTCGAGCTCGTGCATCTCGCGCAGTTCGCCAACCGCCTGCCCTCGCAGCTCTCCGGTGGCCAGCGCCAGCGCCTCGCGCTCGCACGTGCCCTCGCGGTGGAGCCGACGGTGTTGCTGCTCGACGAGCCGTTCGGTGCGCTCGACGCGAAGGTTCGCAAGGAGCTGCGTGACTGGCTGCGCCGCCTGCACGACGAGGTCCACGTGACGACTGTCTTCGTGACGCACGACCAGGAGGAGGCCCTCGAGGTCGCCGACGAGATCGTGGTCATCAACCAGGGCCGCATCGAGCAGGTCGGCTCGCCCGACCAGCTCTACGACGAGCCGGCGACCGACTTCGTCATGTCGTTCCTCGGCGAGGTCACCGTCCTCGACGGACAGCTGATCCGTCCGCACGACATCGAGCTCTCGGTCTCGCCGGTCCACTCGGCCGGGGTGGAGGGCACGGTCGCGCGGGTGCTGCGGGTCGGGTTCGAGGTGCGAGTCACGGTGCTGACCGACAGCGGTGAGGAAGTGGTCGTCGTACTCACCCGGACCCACGCCCGCAACCTCGGTGTCGATGTCGGCAAGCACGTCTGGCTGAACGCCGCCGCGGGTGCGATCTCGGTCTCGGCCATGCGGACCGTCTCGGCCTGA
- a CDS encoding CAP domain-containing protein: MAAAVVVVLPGAVSAPASAACLVGLIPSVSTVNSGTAALAATDYRTASILSQSGSTAKARGRANQKFTVAATVTTTIKLDACLLGLSLPISLSATRTVKQARWASGVEDRLGYGGDRRYEAKTKARTAASNEARATALSRVVAQARAAAYDAALVTATLQGLLSSAEGYRAMVMSEWSALANQARASRGLAPVRFVQAFSPLATDWARTIHSTYDSRLRNGTVHDTGFWKDLTLSGCSSGFRSGEIIAQLWRSGDPRRVAKDALDSWLASSSHRAILLDSRYSMSGIGVYVSGDWVTMVGRFRNGSCSLA, from the coding sequence GTGGCTGCAGCAGTGGTCGTCGTACTGCCGGGAGCCGTTTCGGCCCCGGCGTCTGCGGCCTGTCTGGTGGGCCTGATTCCGTCGGTCAGCACGGTGAACAGCGGTACGGCTGCGCTCGCGGCGACGGACTACCGAACGGCGTCGATCCTGTCGCAGTCCGGCAGCACGGCGAAGGCCCGCGGTCGTGCGAACCAGAAGTTCACCGTCGCGGCGACGGTCACGACGACGATCAAGCTGGACGCGTGCCTTCTGGGCCTCTCGCTCCCGATCTCGCTCTCGGCGACCCGGACGGTGAAGCAGGCGCGTTGGGCGAGCGGGGTCGAGGACCGCCTCGGCTACGGCGGCGACCGCCGCTACGAGGCCAAGACGAAGGCGCGCACCGCTGCCTCGAACGAGGCACGTGCGACCGCGCTCTCGCGGGTGGTCGCCCAGGCTCGCGCGGCGGCGTACGACGCGGCGCTGGTGACGGCAACGCTGCAGGGGTTGCTGAGCAGCGCGGAGGGCTACCGGGCCATGGTCATGAGCGAGTGGTCGGCGCTCGCGAACCAGGCCCGGGCCAGCCGTGGGCTCGCGCCGGTGCGGTTCGTCCAGGCGTTCAGCCCGCTGGCGACCGACTGGGCGCGGACCATCCACTCGACCTACGACTCACGCCTGCGCAACGGCACGGTCCACGACACGGGGTTCTGGAAGGACCTCACGCTGTCGGGGTGCTCGAGCGGGTTCCGCTCCGGCGAGATCATCGCGCAGCTGTGGCGCTCGGGTGATCCCCGCCGGGTCGCGAAGGACGCGCTCGACTCGTGGCTGGCATCGTCGAGCCACCGCGCGATCCTGCTCGACAGCCGCTACTCGATGAGCGGCATCGGGGTCTACGTCTCGGGCGACTGGGTGACCATGGTCGGCCGGTTCCGCAACGGAAGCTGCTCGCTGGCCTGA
- a CDS encoding 5-oxoprolinase/urea amidolyase family protein, with protein MAATKVTVVDAGVQTTVQDIDGRRGYWDVGVPPSGAFDEFTFALVNAAVGNPDTAGGLECVVRGPVLAFDTDTLVCVGGGLTDASVDGWPLSPGEVRRVRAGAVLDVGPVDGPGMRGYVAVQGGIDVPRVLGSRATFILGGFGGVEGRPVLDGDVLPLGRRENLAAPVEVVDLLPALGGEWELRVIAGPHGAPEHLTVEGVRELFATSWRVDHRADRTGVRLVGPMPGWARTDGGEAGLHPSNVHDSAYPVGGIMLSGDTPVIVGKDGPSLGGFVVPAGVIGADLWKLGQLRPGDTVQLVPVAPDDAEAAMRERRALLDLVRGLGDRKPCAQITPVQGGAEGPAEGPAGDGRTAPERITWDRPAQLAERPAAGHHPAYSIRRSGDRHLLLEAGPSSLELTVRVWIHLLAEALRADRPDGVAEIVEGVRSVLVKVDDAVLRLPDLARHLVGLAADLADPATVVLDVREVTMPMAFDHPEAHEAMRRYQSVNPTAPWNPDNVEFIRRVNDLPQRDDVFGVVTEATYLVVGLGDVYLGAPVAVPIDPRHRLVTTKYNPARTWTPQNAVGIGGIYLCIYGMEGPGGYQLVGRTVPVWRLIAEDPGRDPKPWLLRQFDRIRFVPVTAEELALQRAEIKAGVRDLDIRPATFSVAEVAALEEGAADEIALVRAHRRAAFDAERQRWVS; from the coding sequence ATGGCGGCCACCAAGGTGACCGTGGTCGACGCCGGCGTCCAGACCACCGTGCAGGACATCGACGGACGCCGCGGCTACTGGGACGTCGGGGTGCCGCCGTCCGGGGCCTTCGACGAGTTCACCTTCGCGCTGGTGAACGCGGCAGTCGGCAACCCGGACACCGCCGGCGGACTCGAGTGCGTGGTCCGGGGACCGGTGCTCGCCTTCGACACCGACACCCTCGTCTGCGTCGGTGGCGGGTTGACCGACGCGTCGGTGGACGGCTGGCCGCTGTCGCCGGGTGAGGTCCGTCGGGTGCGCGCCGGAGCGGTCCTCGACGTCGGTCCCGTCGACGGCCCCGGCATGCGCGGGTACGTCGCGGTGCAGGGCGGCATCGACGTGCCCCGGGTCCTCGGCAGCCGTGCCACCTTCATCCTGGGCGGCTTCGGGGGCGTCGAGGGCCGCCCGGTGCTCGATGGTGACGTTCTTCCGCTCGGCCGCCGGGAGAACCTGGCGGCCCCGGTGGAGGTCGTCGACCTGCTCCCGGCGTTGGGCGGCGAGTGGGAGCTGCGCGTGATCGCGGGTCCCCACGGAGCCCCCGAGCACCTGACGGTCGAGGGCGTCCGGGAGCTCTTCGCCACGAGCTGGCGGGTCGACCACCGGGCCGACCGGACGGGCGTGCGGCTGGTCGGGCCGATGCCCGGCTGGGCGCGCACCGACGGGGGCGAGGCCGGGCTGCACCCGAGCAACGTGCACGACTCGGCCTATCCGGTCGGAGGGATCATGCTCTCGGGTGACACCCCCGTCATCGTCGGCAAGGACGGCCCGTCGCTGGGAGGGTTCGTGGTGCCGGCAGGCGTCATCGGCGCCGACCTGTGGAAGCTGGGCCAGCTCCGGCCGGGCGACACCGTGCAACTGGTCCCTGTCGCGCCGGACGACGCAGAGGCCGCCATGCGCGAGCGGCGGGCCCTGCTCGATCTCGTGCGCGGACTGGGGGATCGCAAGCCCTGTGCGCAGATCACGCCCGTGCAGGGTGGGGCTGAGGGTCCGGCTGAGGGTCCGGCTGGGGATGGCCGCACAGCCCCGGAGCGCATCACCTGGGACCGGCCCGCGCAGCTGGCCGAGCGGCCCGCGGCGGGCCACCACCCGGCGTACTCGATCAGGCGGTCGGGGGACCGGCACCTGCTGCTCGAGGCCGGCCCGTCCTCGCTGGAGCTGACCGTGCGGGTCTGGATCCACCTCCTCGCCGAGGCGCTGCGGGCCGACCGCCCGGACGGTGTCGCGGAGATCGTCGAGGGCGTCAGGTCCGTGCTCGTCAAGGTCGACGACGCCGTCCTGCGGCTGCCCGACCTGGCCCGGCACCTGGTCGGTCTCGCGGCCGACCTCGCCGACCCCGCGACCGTCGTCCTCGACGTGCGCGAGGTGACGATGCCGATGGCCTTCGACCATCCCGAGGCCCACGAGGCGATGCGGCGCTACCAGTCGGTGAACCCGACGGCGCCGTGGAACCCCGACAACGTCGAGTTCATCCGCCGGGTCAACGACCTGCCGCAGCGCGACGACGTGTTCGGCGTGGTCACCGAGGCCACCTATCTGGTGGTGGGGCTGGGCGACGTCTACCTGGGTGCACCGGTGGCCGTGCCGATCGACCCGCGCCACCGGCTGGTGACCACGAAGTACAACCCCGCGCGCACCTGGACTCCTCAGAACGCCGTCGGTATCGGCGGCATCTACCTGTGCATCTACGGGATGGAGGGTCCCGGCGGCTACCAGCTGGTCGGTCGGACCGTGCCGGTCTGGCGACTGATCGCGGAAGATCCGGGACGCGACCCGAAGCCCTGGCTCCTGCGCCAGTTCGACCGGATCCGGTTCGTTCCGGTGACCGCGGAGGAGCTTGCGTTGCAGCGCGCGGAGATCAAGGCCGGAGTCCGGGACCTCGACATCCGGCCGGCGACGTTCTCGGTGGCCGAGGTGGCTGCGCTCGAGGAGGGCGCGGCCGACGAGATCGCGCTGGTCCGGGCTCATCGCCGGGCCGCGTTCGACGCGGAGCGACAGAGGTGGGTCTCATGA